One Helianthus annuus cultivar XRQ/B chromosome 12, HanXRQr2.0-SUNRISE, whole genome shotgun sequence genomic region harbors:
- the LOC110896790 gene encoding uncharacterized protein LOC110896790 isoform X2, producing the protein MKMKLKHYVHLSNERLEEKPSAELFHGFQTIKGVERDQYIAGLATPEFAATYVENMMKYASRTEYVLKLANKKLERVLNSDHKACTLQEPPKLKHNRITLSELFQKTKMAEEITETKRNHLMKKILKRGRSTTDSVRSNDSALPDEKLHKILRMVHLEALASSQNMRMYVKKSNEEVEGYRNRHKLLAEDNIIFPYRSISANHTKSKVSHPTYAVGTTRKRERWIKSDEEYLILEL; encoded by the exons ATGAAGATGAAGCTAAAG CATTATGTCCACCTTTCTAATGAGCGTTTGGAGGAGAAGCCAAGTGCTGAACTCTTTCATGGGTTTCAAACGATTAAGGGAGTTGAAAGAGACCAATACATCGCTGGTCTAGCGACGCCAGAGTTCGCTGCCACTTATGTTGAAAATATGATGAAATATGCGTCTAGAACAGAATATGTATTGAAGCTTGCCAATAAGAAGTTAGAGAGGGTGTTGAATTCTGATCATAAGGCATGTACTCTACAAGAACCACCGAAATTAAAACACAATAGAATAACACTTTCCGAGCTTTTTCAGAAAACAAAAATGGCAGAGGAAATAACTGAAACTAAAAGAAACCATTTAATGAAAAAGATACTGAAAAGAGGAAGATCAACAACAGATTCTGTAAGAAGCAATGACTCTGCTTTACCTGATGAAAAACTGCACAAG ATTCTCCGAATGGTTCATCTTGAAGCATTGGCTAGTTCTCAAAACATGAGAATGTATGTGAAGAAAAGCAATGAAGAGGTGGAGGGATATAGAAACCGACATAAATTGCTAGCCGAAGATAATATTATATTTCCTTACCGGTCTATTTCGGCAAACCATACAAAGAGCAAGGTGTCCCATCCCACATATGCAGTTGGTACCACACGGAAAAGAGAACGCTGGATAAAATCAGATGAAGAAT ACCTGATATTGGAACTATAG
- the LOC110896790 gene encoding uncharacterized protein LOC110896790 isoform X1: MKMKLKHYVHLSNERLEEKPSAELFHGFQTIKGVERDQYIAGLATPEFAATYVENMMKYASRTEYVLKLANKKLERVLNSDHKACTLQEPPKLKHNRITLSELFQKTKMAEEITETKRNHLMKKILKRGRSTTDSVRSNDSALPDEKLHKILRMVHLEALASSQNMRMYVKKSNEEVEGYRNRHKLLAEDNIIFPYRSISANHTKSKVSHPTYAVGTTRKRERWIKSDEECMYNVALHHLRQT, encoded by the exons ATGAAGATGAAGCTAAAG CATTATGTCCACCTTTCTAATGAGCGTTTGGAGGAGAAGCCAAGTGCTGAACTCTTTCATGGGTTTCAAACGATTAAGGGAGTTGAAAGAGACCAATACATCGCTGGTCTAGCGACGCCAGAGTTCGCTGCCACTTATGTTGAAAATATGATGAAATATGCGTCTAGAACAGAATATGTATTGAAGCTTGCCAATAAGAAGTTAGAGAGGGTGTTGAATTCTGATCATAAGGCATGTACTCTACAAGAACCACCGAAATTAAAACACAATAGAATAACACTTTCCGAGCTTTTTCAGAAAACAAAAATGGCAGAGGAAATAACTGAAACTAAAAGAAACCATTTAATGAAAAAGATACTGAAAAGAGGAAGATCAACAACAGATTCTGTAAGAAGCAATGACTCTGCTTTACCTGATGAAAAACTGCACAAG ATTCTCCGAATGGTTCATCTTGAAGCATTGGCTAGTTCTCAAAACATGAGAATGTATGTGAAGAAAAGCAATGAAGAGGTGGAGGGATATAGAAACCGACATAAATTGCTAGCCGAAGATAATATTATATTTCCTTACCGGTCTATTTCGGCAAACCATACAAAGAGCAAGGTGTCCCATCCCACATATGCAGTTGGTACCACACGGAAAAGAGAACGCTGGATAAAATCAGATGAAGAATGTATGTATAATGTAGCATTACACCATCTAAGACAGacataa